The Pseudomonadota bacterium DNA segment GCCAGGCCGATTAACGCCAATAAGGTCCCCGGCCCGACAAAGGCCATGGAGAAAATCCCGATCCCGACACTTATCCGGATCAATCTGTCAATATTTCCAACGTTCTTTTTCATAATCTGTCTCCTTTTTTAAATACTTGCTGACATGATCAGTGAATGAACAGCGTAGGAGACA contains these protein-coding regions:
- a CDS encoding DUF2892 domain-containing protein; translation: MKKNVGNIDRLIRISVGIGIFSMAFVGPGTLLALIGLAPLLTGIIGWCPPYALLGISTCGTGKTSCCSS